One stretch of Halobaculum marinum DNA includes these proteins:
- a CDS encoding transcription elongation factor Spt5, translating to MPIYSVKTTASQERTVADMIASKEMAEIHAVLAPDQLTSYVMVEADDDAVIRRVLEEVPHARGLVEGPGGVAGQSSMSEVEHFLSPTPDVEGIAEGDIVELIAGPFKGEKAQVQRIDEGKDQVTVELYEATVPIPVTVRGDQIRVLDSDER from the coding sequence GTGCCCATCTACTCGGTGAAGACGACGGCGAGCCAAGAGCGAACCGTCGCGGACATGATCGCCAGCAAGGAGATGGCAGAGATTCACGCCGTCCTCGCGCCCGACCAGCTCACGAGCTACGTGATGGTCGAGGCCGACGACGACGCCGTGATCCGGCGCGTGCTGGAGGAGGTTCCCCACGCCCGCGGCCTCGTCGAGGGGCCCGGCGGCGTCGCCGGCCAGTCGTCGATGTCCGAGGTCGAGCACTTCCTCTCGCCGACCCCCGACGTGGAGGGGATCGCCGAGGGCGACATCGTCGAACTGATCGCCGGCCCGTTCAAAGGCGAGAAGGCGCAGGTCCAGCGCATCGACGAGGGCAAAGACCAGGTGACCGTCGAACTGTATGAAGCGACGGTCCCGATTCCGGTGACGGTGCGCGGCGACCAGATCCGCGTGCTCGATAGCGACGAACGGTAG
- a CDS encoding PHP-associated domain-containing protein produces the protein MTAGRTRVDPHVKVLDERVVERARESGVDTLVYAPHFTRLPEIRERADRFSTDEVTVVPAREVFTGDWGNRRHLLAVGLSEPVPDFITFEAALAEFDRQGAAVLVPHPEFMNVSLTRAEVSAYRDRIDAVETYNAKLFDHQNDRGARIAEAFDLPTFGSSYAHLRGTVGAAWTEFEDDVRGEAALVTALKEQAPRSVVKRTDPATRLRRLVEFAHLGYENSYGKLDRLFLSGMEGTHPRHIAYDGRFDDVAVY, from the coding sequence GTGACCGCAGGACGGACGCGGGTGGACCCGCACGTGAAGGTGCTCGACGAGCGCGTCGTCGAGCGCGCCCGCGAGTCGGGCGTCGACACGCTCGTGTACGCCCCGCACTTCACGCGACTGCCCGAGATCCGCGAGCGCGCCGACCGCTTCTCGACCGACGAGGTGACGGTCGTCCCCGCTCGCGAGGTGTTCACCGGCGACTGGGGGAACCGTCGCCACCTGCTCGCCGTCGGCCTCTCAGAGCCGGTACCGGACTTCATCACCTTCGAGGCGGCGCTGGCGGAGTTCGACCGCCAGGGCGCCGCCGTGCTCGTCCCGCACCCGGAGTTCATGAACGTGAGCCTCACCAGGGCGGAGGTGAGCGCCTACCGCGACCGGATCGACGCCGTCGAGACGTACAACGCGAAGCTGTTCGACCACCAGAACGACCGCGGCGCCCGGATCGCCGAGGCGTTCGACCTCCCGACGTTCGGGTCGTCGTACGCGCACCTCCGCGGCACCGTCGGCGCCGCGTGGACCGAGTTCGAGGACGACGTGCGCGGCGAGGCGGCGCTCGTGACCGCGCTCAAAGAGCAGGCGCCGCGGTCGGTCGTCAAGCGCACCGACCCCGCGACGCGACTGCGTCGACTCGTCGAGTTCGCCCACCTCGGCTACGAGAACTCCTACGGGAAACTCGATCGCCTGTTCCTCTCGGGGATGGAGGGGACCCACCCGCGCCACATCGCCTACGACGGCCGGTTCGACGACGTGGCGGTGTACTGA
- the ftsZ gene encoding cell division protein FtsZ → MDSIVEDAITEAEEEAGEGGTDGAPVSDSAGAANDSSAGSSGSGDAPRTGKMTDEELQDVLKDLQTNITVVGCGGAGGNTVNRMAEEGIHGATLVAANTDVQHLVNIEADTKILMGQEKTQGRGAGSLPQVGEEAAIESQSEIRESLEGSDMVFVTAGLGGGTGTGSAPVVAKAAREIGALTIAIVTTPFTAEGEVRRTNAEAGLERLRDVADTVIVVPNDRLLDAVGKLPVRQAFKISDEVLMRSVKGITELITKPGLVNLDFADVRTVMEKGGVAMIGLGESDSDTKAQESVQSALRSPLLDVDISGANSALVNVTGGSDMSIEEAEGVVEEIYDRIDPDARIIWGTSIDEELDGSMRTMIVVTGVESPQIYGRNEAAQAAAGDRLEDIDYVE, encoded by the coding sequence ATGGACTCCATCGTCGAGGATGCGATTACCGAGGCCGAGGAGGAGGCCGGGGAGGGGGGAACCGACGGGGCTCCCGTCTCCGACTCCGCCGGGGCCGCGAACGACAGCTCGGCCGGATCGTCGGGCTCGGGAGACGCCCCACGGACGGGGAAGATGACCGACGAGGAACTGCAGGACGTCCTGAAGGACCTCCAGACGAACATCACCGTCGTCGGCTGCGGGGGCGCCGGCGGCAACACGGTGAACCGGATGGCCGAGGAGGGCATCCACGGCGCGACGCTCGTCGCCGCCAACACCGACGTCCAGCACCTGGTCAACATCGAGGCGGACACGAAGATCCTGATGGGGCAGGAGAAGACCCAGGGGCGCGGCGCGGGGTCGCTCCCGCAGGTCGGCGAGGAGGCGGCCATCGAGTCCCAGTCGGAGATTCGCGAGTCGCTGGAGGGGTCGGACATGGTGTTCGTCACCGCCGGCCTCGGCGGCGGTACCGGCACCGGGTCGGCGCCCGTCGTCGCGAAGGCGGCCCGCGAGATCGGGGCGCTCACCATCGCCATCGTCACGACGCCGTTCACGGCGGAGGGTGAGGTCCGGCGCACGAACGCCGAGGCCGGCCTCGAACGCCTCCGCGACGTGGCAGACACCGTGATCGTCGTGCCGAACGACCGCCTGCTCGACGCCGTCGGGAAGCTCCCCGTCCGCCAGGCGTTCAAGATCAGCGACGAGGTGCTGATGCGCTCGGTGAAGGGCATCACGGAGCTGATCACCAAGCCCGGCCTCGTCAACCTCGACTTCGCCGACGTTCGCACCGTCATGGAGAAGGGCGGCGTCGCGATGATCGGGTTGGGTGAGTCCGACTCCGACACCAAAGCCCAGGAGTCGGTGCAGTCGGCGTTGCGCTCGCCGCTGCTCGACGTCGACATCTCCGGCGCGAACTCCGCGCTGGTGAACGTCACCGGCGGCTCCGACATGTCCATCGAGGAGGCGGAGGGCGTCGTCGAGGAGATCTACGACCGGATCGATCCCGACGCGCGGATCATCTGGGGGACCTCCATCGACGAGGAACTCGACGGTTCGATGCGCACGATGATCGTCGTCACGGGCGTCGAGTCGCCGCAGATCTACGGTCGCAACGAGGCCGCGCAGGCCGCCGCCGGCGACCGACTCGAAGACATCGACTACGTCGAGTAG
- a CDS encoding SDR family oxidoreductase, producing the protein MTRTVLITGCSSGIGRACAEAFLEEEWTVYATARNPADIETLGEHDDCRIATLDVTDADDVERVVDRMLDEEGRIDALVNNAGYAQLGPIEEVPTDAVHDQFDVNVYGPHRLIKEVLPAMRRREDGAIVNVSSAVGRMSFPGGGVYAGSKYALEAMSDALRNEVREYGITVSLVEPGPVDTGFDERAESEVEGLDQTGAYEFFYDLFEDYDAVGGGAGFLSVTPERVAEDVVDAASSTKPPARYPVGPMAKVAEVGRLLPARLVDALWGLAAKFT; encoded by the coding sequence ATGACAAGAACCGTGCTCATCACGGGGTGTTCCTCCGGCATCGGTCGCGCGTGTGCCGAGGCGTTCCTCGAAGAGGAGTGGACGGTGTACGCGACGGCGCGCAACCCCGCCGACATCGAGACGCTGGGCGAGCACGACGACTGTCGGATCGCGACGCTCGACGTGACCGACGCCGACGACGTCGAGCGCGTCGTCGACCGGATGCTCGACGAGGAGGGGCGCATCGACGCGCTCGTCAACAACGCGGGCTACGCTCAACTCGGCCCCATCGAGGAGGTGCCGACCGACGCTGTCCACGACCAGTTCGACGTGAACGTGTACGGCCCCCATCGGCTGATCAAGGAAGTGCTGCCCGCGATGCGCCGCCGCGAGGACGGCGCCATCGTCAACGTCTCCTCGGCCGTGGGGCGCATGTCGTTCCCCGGCGGCGGCGTGTACGCGGGGTCGAAGTACGCGCTGGAGGCGATGAGCGACGCCCTCCGCAACGAGGTGCGCGAGTACGGCATCACCGTCTCGCTGGTCGAACCGGGTCCCGTCGACACCGGGTTCGACGAGCGCGCCGAGTCCGAGGTCGAGGGACTGGATCAGACGGGCGCCTACGAGTTCTTCTACGACCTGTTCGAGGACTACGACGCCGTCGGCGGCGGCGCCGGCTTCCTCTCGGTCACGCCCGAGCGCGTCGCCGAGGACGTCGTCGACGCTGCGAGTTCGACGAAGCCACCGGCCCGCTACCCGGTGGGTCCGATGGCGAAAGTGGCGGAGGTCGGTCGCTTGCTCCCGGCACGCCTCGTCGACGCACTGTGGGGGCTGGCCGCGAAGTTCACCTGA
- a CDS encoding pyridoxal phosphate-dependent aminotransferase, protein MPYERPKFFHVMQYAQAADRDVVDMVSGNPDWQPPEALRDGLREYADAEPDAFQYPPSEGLVDLREEIAARRGVDADRVVVTNGTGEANYLAMAAALDRDAGSEVLLADPVYPYYPGKTELLDAEATLVPAERDGSLDPDRFRDAASEETSLILVNTPNNPTGAVYSREALRALADLAADVDATLVVDEVYDHFDFTGEFESALTLDSDRVIVTTGYSKSMAITGFRVGYVVLPDHLVDTAKTRHMLVNVATSRPPQVAVLNALRETDADYYADVRAMLRGRVETFTDALDAAGAEYTTPEGGFYVLARFDDFPGTMANAKRLIDEAGVAGMPGETFGSARDEWLRFALVTPRVEEAATRLANYFG, encoded by the coding sequence GTGCCCTACGAGCGCCCGAAGTTCTTCCACGTGATGCAGTACGCGCAGGCAGCAGACCGCGACGTGGTCGACATGGTGTCGGGCAACCCCGACTGGCAGCCCCCGGAGGCCCTCCGTGACGGCCTTCGCGAGTACGCCGACGCCGAGCCGGACGCGTTCCAGTACCCGCCCAGCGAGGGGCTGGTGGACCTGCGCGAGGAGATCGCCGCCCGTCGCGGCGTCGACGCCGACCGGGTCGTCGTCACGAACGGCACCGGCGAGGCGAACTACCTCGCGATGGCGGCGGCGCTCGACCGCGACGCCGGCTCGGAGGTGCTCCTCGCGGACCCCGTCTACCCGTACTACCCCGGGAAGACGGAACTACTCGACGCCGAGGCGACGCTCGTACCCGCCGAACGCGACGGCTCGCTCGACCCGGACCGCTTCCGTGACGCGGCCAGCGAGGAGACGAGCCTGATCCTCGTGAACACCCCGAACAACCCGACCGGCGCCGTCTACTCGCGGGAGGCGCTCCGCGCGCTCGCTGACCTCGCCGCCGACGTGGACGCGACGCTCGTCGTCGACGAGGTGTACGACCACTTCGACTTCACCGGCGAGTTCGAGTCGGCGCTGACGCTCGATAGCGACCGAGTGATCGTCACGACGGGCTACTCGAAGTCGATGGCGATCACCGGCTTCCGCGTCGGCTACGTCGTGCTCCCTGACCACCTCGTCGACACGGCGAAGACGCGCCACATGCTCGTCAACGTCGCCACTTCTCGTCCGCCGCAGGTGGCGGTGCTGAACGCCCTGCGGGAGACCGACGCCGACTACTACGCCGACGTGCGCGCGATGCTCCGTGGGCGCGTCGAGACGTTCACCGACGCACTCGACGCCGCGGGCGCCGAGTACACGACGCCGGAGGGCGGGTTCTACGTCCTCGCCCGCTTCGACGACTTCCCGGGGACGATGGCCAACGCGAAGCGACTGATCGACGAGGCGGGCGTCGCCGGGATGCCCGGCGAGACCTTCGGCTCCGCGCGCGACGAGTGGCTCCGGTTCGCACTCGTCACCCCGCGCGTCGAGGAGGCGGCGACGCGACTGGCGAACTACTTCGGGTAA
- a CDS encoding protein translocase SEC61 complex subunit gamma produces MDVKYDLTSYVRVLKLASTPSWEEFSQISKIAGAGIFLVGFLGFVIFAVMSVFTGGI; encoded by the coding sequence ATGGATGTCAAGTACGACCTGACAAGCTACGTCAGGGTGCTCAAGCTGGCGAGCACGCCCTCCTGGGAGGAGTTCTCCCAGATATCCAAGATCGCCGGTGCGGGCATCTTCCTCGTCGGGTTCCTCGGGTTCGTCATCTTCGCGGTCATGTCGGTGTTCACCGGAGGGATCTGA
- a CDS encoding endonuclease V, whose product MVTPVRPEFLPDPALDREAMEALQCDIAAAATFADDLPFDAASVGLDDDPSADTPLLAGVDQAFLDDRAVSAVVVLRGGEVVERSYAVTELSIPYIPGLLAFREGGPIVDALATLETDPDLYVFDGSGRIHFRQAGIATHVGVLFDAPAIGVAKSLLCGTPDETTNGRPAGWRTAIRADERVDAPAGTIVGHAFQSRQYDSSPVINPLYVSPGHRVSADTATDLVAALGGDYKLPEPTRLADAYADEAKRVVAADRADDGRTDDD is encoded by the coding sequence ATGGTGACGCCGGTCCGCCCGGAGTTCCTCCCCGACCCCGCGCTCGACCGCGAGGCCATGGAGGCGCTCCAGTGCGACATCGCCGCCGCCGCGACGTTCGCCGACGACCTACCGTTCGACGCCGCGAGCGTCGGCCTCGACGACGACCCATCCGCGGACACGCCGCTCCTCGCCGGCGTCGACCAGGCGTTCCTCGACGACCGCGCGGTGTCTGCGGTCGTCGTCCTCCGCGGCGGCGAGGTGGTCGAACGCTCGTACGCGGTGACCGAGCTATCGATCCCGTACATCCCCGGCCTGCTGGCGTTCCGTGAGGGTGGCCCCATCGTCGACGCGCTGGCGACGCTGGAGACCGACCCGGACCTGTACGTGTTCGACGGGAGTGGTCGGATCCACTTCCGGCAGGCGGGCATCGCCACCCACGTCGGGGTGCTGTTCGACGCGCCCGCAATCGGCGTCGCGAAGTCCCTGTTGTGCGGGACGCCGGACGAGACCACCAACGGGCGGCCCGCGGGCTGGCGGACGGCGATCCGTGCCGACGAGCGCGTCGACGCTCCCGCGGGAACCATCGTCGGCCACGCGTTCCAGTCGCGTCAGTACGACTCCTCGCCGGTGATCAACCCGTTGTACGTCAGTCCCGGCCACCGCGTGAGCGCGGACACCGCGACGGACCTCGTGGCGGCGCTCGGCGGCGACTACAAACTCCCGGAGCCGACGCGTCTCGCCGACGCGTACGCCGACGAGGCGAAGCGCGTAGTCGCCGCCGACCGGGCCGACGACGGTCGCACCGACGACGACTGA
- a CDS encoding CinA family protein, which translates to MRESASEPPIEARVGDALRAAGETVATAESCTGGLIGSLLTDVAGSSDYFDRSVVTYSYDAKLEELAVPREHLDAEGAVSEPVARAMARGVRDTAGVDWGVATTGIAGPDGGTAEKPVGTVYIGVAYAGDWGSGESDATVVRYEFDGSRTEIKAQIARRALRDLHEAVEARQ; encoded by the coding sequence ATGCGCGAGTCAGCTTCCGAACCGCCGATCGAAGCGCGCGTCGGCGACGCCCTCCGGGCCGCCGGCGAGACCGTCGCGACCGCCGAGTCGTGCACCGGCGGGCTGATCGGGTCGCTGCTCACCGACGTCGCCGGCTCCAGCGACTACTTCGACCGCTCGGTCGTCACCTACAGCTACGACGCGAAACTGGAGGAGTTGGCCGTGCCCCGCGAACACCTCGACGCGGAGGGCGCGGTGTCGGAACCGGTCGCCCGCGCGATGGCCCGCGGCGTGCGCGACACCGCGGGCGTCGACTGGGGCGTCGCGACGACCGGCATCGCCGGCCCCGACGGCGGCACCGCCGAGAAGCCGGTCGGCACCGTCTACATCGGCGTCGCCTACGCCGGCGACTGGGGCAGCGGCGAGAGCGACGCGACCGTCGTGCGCTACGAGTTCGACGGGAGTCGGACGGAGATCAAAGCGCAGATCGCGCGGCGGGCGCTTCGCGACCTCCACGAGGCGGTCGAGGCGCGCCAGTAG
- a CDS encoding rhomboid family intramembrane serine protease — protein MAKCSQCGEYENLPYQCRRCGQSFCAEHRLPENHDCPGLNEWNDPGGVFDSGYDDGVGGGGSAGSGGVTGRVKSRIDRETGTGGIMGAFRGNMTYVFLGLMWVTFAAEFAVLFTAGGGLFDDLFVLSAANLLAGNVWTVVTSVFAHSPTGFFHIAGNSIALYFFGPLVERYLGSKRFTIMFLVTGMVAGLAQIGTGLLFGGPLEAGVYGASGSIMAVMGFLSVVNPNLKVMLLIPPIPLKIRTITLLYAALSVFGVLSAGNLGGIAHAAHLSGLLLGVIYANVADGQRSVPNQIGSGGGLGGPGRGRF, from the coding sequence ATGGCGAAGTGCTCCCAGTGCGGCGAGTACGAGAACCTCCCGTACCAGTGCAGACGGTGCGGTCAGTCTTTCTGTGCGGAACACCGCCTCCCGGAGAACCACGACTGTCCCGGCCTGAACGAGTGGAACGACCCGGGCGGCGTGTTCGACTCCGGGTACGACGACGGCGTCGGCGGCGGCGGTTCCGCCGGTTCCGGCGGCGTCACGGGTCGCGTGAAGTCGCGCATCGACCGCGAGACGGGCACCGGCGGCATCATGGGAGCGTTCCGTGGGAACATGACGTACGTGTTCCTCGGGCTGATGTGGGTCACGTTCGCCGCGGAGTTCGCGGTACTGTTCACCGCGGGCGGCGGGCTGTTCGACGACCTGTTCGTGCTCAGCGCCGCGAACCTGCTCGCCGGCAACGTCTGGACCGTGGTCACCTCCGTGTTCGCTCACTCGCCGACCGGCTTCTTCCACATCGCGGGTAACTCCATCGCGCTGTACTTCTTCGGCCCGCTGGTGGAGCGGTACCTCGGGTCGAAGCGGTTCACGATCATGTTCCTGGTGACCGGGATGGTCGCCGGCCTCGCACAGATCGGGACGGGACTGCTGTTCGGCGGCCCGCTCGAAGCGGGCGTGTACGGCGCATCCGGGTCGATCATGGCCGTGATGGGGTTCCTCTCGGTCGTGAACCCGAACCTGAAGGTGATGCTGCTCATCCCGCCGATCCCGCTGAAGATCCGGACGATCACCCTGCTGTACGCGGCGCTGTCGGTGTTCGGCGTCCTCTCGGCGGGGAACCTCGGCGGCATCGCACACGCCGCGCACCTCTCGGGACTGCTCCTCGGCGTCATCTACGCGAACGTCGCCGACGGCCAACGGAGCGTCCCGAACCAGATCGGGAGCGGTGGCGGCCTCGGCGGCCCCGGTCGCGGTCGCTTCTGA
- a CDS encoding D-aminoacyl-tRNA deacylase, protein MIGIVVSRADHASTHIAERLLDLADWTQRQDDDRVDADGGGTYHVLDRTGAHGDERLELRTFDDLHIRLADPTPAFSERPDYLVFVSRHAGDTGPLLTCHFTGNFGAAEYGGEAGSFAPACPGVQRALLAGFDEHAPDEYGVAIEGTHHGPTALAVPAVFAEVGSDEAQWDDPAGAGAVARAVLDLPERGATVAVGDPERPRHVVGFGGGHYAPRFERVIRETAWGVGHVGIDWQLDELGHPEEHPEVLDAAIGASDADYALVADERPVLREALADRGVRVVGESWVRAVDDTPLDLVASLEAALCPVDDGLRFGERAGEGVDPDDGYRVVDLPATLLAEAQGIDADAAHAAVAAHTVGFETEQAGTRAAGRAAVPVVARDGGSDAAGPYDELVGALAAVLREKYDEVTREGDAVVARTESFDPERARTLGVPEGPKFGALSAGEAVEVNGRMIRPETVSREREEQFTV, encoded by the coding sequence GTGATCGGTATCGTCGTCTCCCGGGCGGACCACGCCTCGACCCACATCGCCGAGCGCCTGCTCGATTTGGCCGACTGGACACAGCGACAGGACGACGACCGCGTCGACGCCGACGGCGGCGGCACGTACCACGTCCTCGACCGAACGGGCGCCCACGGCGACGAACGGCTCGAACTCCGCACGTTCGACGACCTCCACATCCGCCTCGCCGACCCGACGCCCGCGTTCTCCGAGCGCCCCGACTACCTCGTGTTCGTCTCCCGCCACGCCGGTGACACGGGGCCGCTGCTCACCTGCCACTTCACGGGCAACTTCGGCGCCGCCGAGTACGGCGGTGAGGCGGGGTCGTTCGCGCCCGCGTGCCCGGGCGTCCAGCGGGCGCTCCTCGCCGGCTTCGACGAACACGCGCCAGACGAGTACGGCGTCGCCATCGAGGGGACCCACCACGGGCCGACCGCGCTCGCGGTGCCGGCGGTGTTCGCAGAGGTCGGCAGCGACGAGGCGCAGTGGGACGACCCGGCGGGCGCCGGCGCGGTCGCCCGTGCGGTGCTCGACCTCCCCGAGCGCGGCGCGACCGTCGCCGTCGGCGACCCCGAGCGTCCCCGGCACGTCGTCGGCTTCGGCGGCGGCCACTACGCCCCGCGGTTCGAGCGGGTGATCCGCGAGACGGCGTGGGGCGTCGGCCACGTCGGCATCGACTGGCAGTTGGACGAACTCGGGCACCCCGAGGAACACCCCGAGGTGCTCGACGCCGCAATCGGCGCCAGCGACGCCGACTACGCGCTCGTCGCGGACGAGCGGCCGGTGCTCCGCGAGGCGCTGGCCGACCGCGGTGTGCGCGTCGTCGGCGAATCGTGGGTCCGCGCGGTCGACGACACACCGCTGGACTTGGTGGCGTCGCTGGAGGCGGCACTGTGCCCCGTCGACGACGGCCTCCGGTTCGGCGAGCGCGCCGGCGAGGGCGTCGACCCCGACGACGGCTACCGCGTCGTCGACCTGCCCGCCACCCTCCTCGCGGAGGCGCAGGGAATCGACGCCGACGCGGCGCACGCGGCGGTCGCGGCGCACACGGTCGGGTTCGAGACGGAGCAGGCCGGCACGCGGGCGGCGGGGCGAGCGGCGGTCCCGGTCGTCGCACGCGACGGCGGGTCGGACGCCGCGGGCCCGTACGACGAACTCGTCGGGGCCCTCGCGGCGGTGCTCCGGGAGAAGTACGACGAGGTGACGCGCGAGGGCGACGCGGTCGTCGCGCGCACGGAGTCGTTCGACCCCGAGCGAGCGCGGACGCTCGGCGTCCCGGAGGGGCCGAAGTTCGGCGCGCTGTCGGCGGGCGAGGCCGTCGAAGTGAACGGGCGCATGATTCGTCCCGAAACTGTCAGCAGAGAACGAGAAGAGCAGTTTACGGTGTGA
- a CDS encoding ArsA family ATPase, with amino-acid sequence MTDIDVEAVDEIEEESAGDAPAADPSRMGAEIDMQGAAGLADPDAPEYVLYGGKGGVGKTTCAAATALASAHDGVATLVVSTDPAHSLSDTLDTEIPAQPSRIREDVPLYGAEIDPDAAMEEGLFGAGMATGEDDSAGGPGAGAGPDASPLGGLGDMGEAMGDSPLGGMLGGTMPGADEAAAMRQLLDHLDDPRFDRVVVDTAPTGHTLRLLQLPEMLDSMVGRMMKLRQQFSGMMEGMKGMFGMGDGGPDQPDLDDLKERITRLRETLQDPAKTDFRVVMVPEEMSVVESKRLVSRLDEFSIPVNTLVVNRVMEDPREVAEFDADVDSSWVVTPSLDDCEFCQRRWQVQQNSLAKAADLYRGRDVKRVPLLADEVRGEDALRVVAACLA; translated from the coding sequence ATGACCGACATCGACGTGGAGGCCGTCGACGAGATCGAGGAGGAGTCCGCCGGCGACGCGCCCGCCGCCGACCCCTCCCGGATGGGGGCGGAGATCGACATGCAGGGCGCCGCCGGACTCGCTGACCCGGACGCCCCGGAGTACGTGCTGTACGGCGGGAAGGGCGGCGTCGGGAAGACGACCTGTGCCGCCGCGACCGCACTCGCGAGCGCCCACGACGGCGTCGCCACGCTCGTCGTCTCGACGGACCCGGCCCACTCGCTGTCGGACACACTCGACACCGAGATTCCGGCCCAGCCCTCGCGCATCCGCGAGGACGTGCCGCTGTACGGCGCCGAGATCGACCCCGACGCCGCGATGGAGGAGGGGCTGTTCGGCGCGGGGATGGCGACCGGCGAGGACGACAGCGCAGGGGGTCCGGGGGCGGGTGCCGGCCCCGACGCCAGCCCGCTCGGTGGCCTCGGCGACATGGGCGAGGCGATGGGTGACTCGCCACTGGGCGGGATGCTCGGCGGGACGATGCCCGGCGCCGACGAGGCGGCGGCGATGCGGCAACTGCTCGACCACCTCGACGACCCCCGGTTCGACCGCGTCGTCGTCGACACCGCACCGACGGGGCACACGCTCCGCCTGCTCCAGTTGCCGGAGATGCTGGACTCGATGGTCGGGCGGATGATGAAGCTCCGTCAGCAGTTCTCCGGTATGATGGAGGGGATGAAGGGGATGTTCGGGATGGGCGACGGCGGGCCCGACCAGCCCGACCTCGACGACCTCAAAGAGCGGATCACCCGCCTGCGCGAGACGCTGCAAGACCCCGCGAAGACGGACTTCCGGGTGGTGATGGTGCCCGAGGAGATGAGCGTCGTCGAGTCCAAGCGCCTCGTCTCCCGTCTCGACGAGTTCTCCATCCCGGTGAACACGCTCGTCGTCAACCGCGTGATGGAAGACCCGAGAGAGGTCGCCGAGTTCGACGCGGACGTCGACTCGTCGTGGGTCGTGACGCCGAGCCTCGACGACTGCGAGTTCTGCCAGCGGCGCTGGCAGGTACAGCAGAACAGCCTCGCGAAGGCCGCCGACCTCTACCGCGGCCGCGACGTGAAGCGCGTCCCCCTGCTCGCCGACGAGGTGCGCGGCGAGGACGCCCTGCGCGTCGTCGCGGCCTGTCTCGCCTGA
- a CDS encoding metal-dependent hydrolase produces the protein MNKKGHVLNAILLAIGLGYVLQPSGDVETFVTIAELFVPLVLGALFPDVDTAFGKHRKTLHNLPVLAVFLAYPIYFANLRFVWIGVLTHYVLDVVGSRRGIALFYPLSKTEYGLPIGVTTSSKHADAVTVVITLAELAVLALVQFFLVDLNTGTPREAVATLVAGLPI, from the coding sequence GTGAACAAGAAGGGCCACGTGCTGAACGCGATCTTGCTGGCGATTGGGCTGGGGTACGTCCTCCAGCCCTCTGGCGACGTGGAGACGTTCGTCACCATCGCCGAGTTGTTCGTCCCGCTCGTCCTCGGAGCGCTGTTCCCCGACGTCGACACCGCCTTCGGGAAGCACCGCAAGACGCTCCACAACCTCCCGGTGCTGGCGGTGTTTCTCGCGTATCCGATCTACTTCGCGAACCTGCGGTTCGTCTGGATCGGCGTCCTCACCCACTACGTGCTCGACGTGGTCGGCAGCAGGCGCGGCATCGCGCTGTTCTACCCGTTGTCGAAGACCGAGTACGGCCTGCCGATCGGCGTCACGACGTCGAGTAAGCACGCCGACGCCGTCACTGTCGTCATCACGCTCGCCGAACTCGCGGTGCTGGCGCTCGTGCAGTTCTTCCTCGTCGACTTGAACACCGGGACGCCCCGCGAGGCCGTCGCGACGCTGGTGGCAGGACTCCCGATCTGA
- a CDS encoding DUF7565 family protein, which translates to MSSRWACGLDGCDAAFDTVEDAVVHQTTAHERHECQVCGTVVPDGYFAIRHAFDEHTRAEFVRAYEADSDDVREREEIKAVIEETADLQEIVDRIDGSV; encoded by the coding sequence ATGTCCTCCCGGTGGGCCTGTGGCCTCGACGGGTGTGATGCGGCGTTCGACACGGTCGAGGACGCCGTCGTCCACCAGACGACCGCACACGAGCGACACGAGTGTCAGGTGTGCGGCACCGTCGTCCCCGACGGCTACTTCGCCATCCGCCACGCCTTCGACGAGCACACCCGCGCCGAGTTCGTGCGCGCCTACGAGGCCGACTCCGACGACGTGCGCGAGCGCGAGGAGATCAAAGCCGTGATCGAAGAGACCGCCGACCTGCAAGAGATCGTCGACCGGATCGACGGTTCGGTGTAG